Proteins from one Chitinophaga oryzae genomic window:
- the rpoB gene encoding DNA-directed RNA polymerase subunit beta has product MAIQIQSFKDFFQLETTPDKRNNEGLFKVFKENFPITDTRNIFNLEFLDYFVDPPRYTIEECIERGLTYSVPLKAKLRLSCNDEEHVDFQTIVQDVFLGNIPYMTPRGTFVINGAERVVVSQLHRSPGVFFGQSVHPNGTKIYSARVIPFKGAWMEFATDINNVMYAYIDRKKKFPVTTLLRAIGYETDKDILQLFGMADEVKADKKSLDKYAGKKLAARVLRSWVEDFVDEDTGEVVSIERNEIMLERDSILDEANIETIVDMGLKSVFVQKEEVSGDFSIIYNTLNKDTSNSELEAVQHIYRQLRGADAPDDETARGIIDKLFFSDKRYDLGDVGRYKINRKLGLSTPLDMKVLTKDDIISIIKYLVQLTNGKAEIDDIDHLSNRRVRTVGEQLYAQFGVGLARMARTIRERMNVRDNEVFTPVDLINARTLSSVINSFFGTSQLSQFLDQTNPLSEITHKRRISALGPGGLSRERAGFEVRDVHYSHYGRLCTIETPEGPNIGLISTLCVHAKVNEMGFIETPYRKVNAGKVDMVKVEFLSAEEEDTVKIAQANAPLDDKGNFLNDKVKSRETGDFPILDKQEVEFMDVAPNQIVGLSASLIPFLEHDDANRALMGSNMQRQAVPLLNPEVPIVGTGLEAKAARDSRLQITAEGKGVIEFVDAKEIHVRYERDELQKLVSFEDDLVIYNLTKFVKTNQSTCINLRPCVKKGQRVEIGDFLTEGYATRGGELALGRNMKVAFMPWKGYNFEDAIVISERVAREDLFTSIHIDEYELEVRDTKLGEEELTPDIPNVSEEATKDLDQNGIIRVGAHIKEGDILIGKITPRGESDPSPEEKLLRAIFGDKASDAKDASLKAPPSTEGVVIDKKLFSRAKKDKNSKTREKAAIEKLEKIHQKNTEDLLEVLMGKLLVLLKDKVSQGVTNTYGEVLISKGSKFSQKNLVNVDFMNVNPLGWTTDEVTNDQINTLLHNYNIKYNEELGRYKREKFNISIGDELPAGVLKLAKVYLASKRKLKVGDKMAGRHGNKGIVAKIVRDEDMPFLEDGTPLDIVLNPLGVPSRMNLGQIYETVLGWAGLKLGVRFATPIFDGATTEEIAKYINDAGLPSFGHTYLYDGETGDRFHQKATVGVIYMLKLSHMVDDKMHARSIGPYSLITQQPLGGKAQFGGQRFGEMEVWALEAYGAANILQELLTIKSDDIVGRAKAYESIVKGDNIPKAGVPESFNVLIHELRGLGLDLKFD; this is encoded by the coding sequence TTGGCTATCCAAATCCAATCTTTCAAGGATTTCTTCCAATTAGAAACCACACCAGACAAACGAAATAACGAAGGCCTTTTTAAAGTATTTAAGGAGAACTTCCCGATTACAGATACCCGCAATATCTTCAATCTGGAGTTCCTTGATTATTTCGTAGACCCTCCGCGCTATACCATTGAGGAGTGTATTGAACGTGGGCTTACCTATTCCGTACCGTTGAAGGCGAAACTGCGCCTCAGCTGTAATGATGAGGAGCATGTGGATTTCCAGACTATTGTGCAGGACGTGTTCTTAGGTAACATTCCCTACATGACCCCAAGAGGTACTTTCGTTATTAATGGTGCTGAGCGCGTAGTTGTATCCCAGCTGCACCGCTCTCCTGGTGTATTCTTTGGTCAATCTGTTCACCCGAACGGAACCAAGATCTACTCTGCAAGAGTGATCCCGTTCAAAGGGGCCTGGATGGAGTTTGCAACCGACATCAACAACGTGATGTATGCTTACATTGACCGTAAGAAGAAATTCCCTGTTACCACCCTGCTGCGTGCCATCGGTTATGAAACCGATAAGGACATCCTGCAGCTGTTTGGTATGGCTGATGAAGTAAAAGCAGACAAGAAAAGTCTTGATAAATACGCCGGCAAAAAGCTGGCTGCCCGTGTTTTAAGAAGCTGGGTGGAAGACTTCGTGGATGAGGACACCGGTGAAGTGGTAAGTATCGAGCGTAACGAGATTATGCTCGAGCGTGACAGCATCCTGGACGAAGCGAACATTGAGACCATCGTTGATATGGGTCTGAAGAGCGTATTCGTACAGAAAGAAGAGGTGAGCGGCGATTTCTCCATCATCTACAACACATTAAACAAGGATACATCCAACTCCGAGCTGGAAGCCGTTCAGCATATCTACCGCCAGCTGCGCGGTGCCGATGCGCCGGATGATGAAACAGCAAGGGGTATCATCGATAAATTATTCTTCTCCGACAAACGTTATGACCTCGGAGACGTAGGCCGTTACAAAATCAACCGGAAACTGGGTCTGTCTACCCCGCTGGACATGAAAGTGCTGACGAAAGACGACATCATTTCCATCATCAAATACCTGGTACAGCTCACCAACGGTAAAGCTGAGATCGACGATATCGATCACCTGAGCAACCGTCGTGTACGTACCGTGGGCGAACAGCTGTACGCTCAGTTCGGCGTAGGTCTGGCCCGTATGGCCCGTACCATCCGCGAACGTATGAACGTACGCGACAACGAGGTGTTTACGCCGGTAGACCTGATCAATGCGAGGACCCTGTCTTCCGTGATCAACTCCTTCTTCGGTACCTCCCAGCTGTCACAGTTCCTCGACCAAACCAACCCGCTGTCTGAGATCACGCACAAGCGCCGTATCTCCGCTCTCGGTCCCGGTGGTCTGAGCCGTGAAAGAGCAGGCTTTGAGGTGCGTGACGTTCACTACAGCCACTACGGCCGTCTGTGTACCATCGAAACACCGGAAGGCCCGAACATCGGTCTGATTTCCACCCTTTGCGTACACGCGAAGGTGAACGAAATGGGCTTCATCGAAACTCCTTACCGTAAAGTAAACGCGGGCAAGGTAGACATGGTGAAAGTAGAGTTCCTGAGCGCTGAAGAAGAAGATACCGTGAAGATCGCACAGGCCAACGCTCCGCTCGATGACAAAGGCAACTTCCTCAACGATAAAGTAAAATCCCGCGAAACCGGCGACTTCCCGATCCTGGACAAACAGGAAGTGGAGTTCATGGACGTAGCGCCTAACCAGATCGTAGGTCTGAGTGCTTCTTTGATTCCGTTCCTCGAACATGATGACGCCAACCGTGCGTTGATGGGATCAAACATGCAACGTCAGGCTGTGCCGCTGCTGAACCCGGAAGTACCTATCGTGGGCACCGGCCTCGAAGCAAAGGCTGCACGCGACTCCCGCCTGCAGATCACCGCAGAAGGCAAAGGCGTGATCGAATTCGTGGACGCCAAGGAAATCCATGTTCGTTACGAGCGTGACGAGCTGCAGAAACTGGTGAGCTTCGAAGACGACCTGGTGATCTATAACCTGACCAAATTCGTTAAAACGAACCAGAGCACCTGTATCAACCTCAGACCTTGCGTGAAGAAAGGCCAGCGCGTGGAAATAGGCGACTTCCTCACGGAAGGTTACGCAACCCGCGGTGGTGAACTGGCGCTGGGCCGTAACATGAAAGTGGCGTTCATGCCTTGGAAAGGTTACAACTTTGAGGATGCGATCGTAATCTCTGAGCGTGTGGCACGTGAAGACCTCTTTACCTCCATCCACATCGACGAATACGAACTGGAAGTACGTGACACCAAACTGGGTGAAGAAGAACTGACCCCGGATATCCCGAACGTGAGCGAAGAGGCTACCAAAGACCTCGACCAGAACGGTATCATCCGTGTGGGCGCCCACATCAAGGAAGGTGACATCCTGATCGGTAAAATCACACCGCGTGGTGAATCTGATCCTTCTCCAGAAGAAAAACTCCTCAGAGCGATCTTCGGTGACAAGGCATCCGATGCGAAAGACGCTTCCCTGAAAGCACCTCCGTCCACAGAAGGCGTGGTGATCGACAAGAAGCTGTTCAGCCGCGCTAAGAAAGATAAAAACTCCAAGACCCGTGAAAAAGCGGCGATTGAGAAACTGGAGAAAATACACCAGAAAAATACAGAGGACCTGCTGGAAGTGCTGATGGGCAAACTGCTGGTATTGCTGAAAGACAAGGTGTCCCAGGGCGTTACCAACACTTACGGTGAAGTGCTGATCTCCAAAGGTTCCAAGTTCTCCCAGAAAAACCTGGTGAACGTTGATTTCATGAACGTGAACCCGCTGGGCTGGACTACCGACGAGGTGACCAACGACCAGATCAACACCCTGCTGCACAACTACAACATCAAGTACAACGAAGAGCTGGGCCGTTACAAACGTGAGAAATTCAACATCTCCATCGGTGACGAACTGCCTGCCGGCGTACTGAAACTGGCGAAGGTTTACCTGGCCAGCAAACGTAAGCTGAAAGTAGGGGATAAGATGGCGGGCCGCCACGGTAACAAGGGTATCGTTGCCAAGATCGTGCGTGACGAAGACATGCCGTTCCTGGAAGACGGTACACCGCTGGACATCGTACTGAACCCGCTGGGCGTACCTTCCCGTATGAACCTCGGACAGATCTACGAAACCGTACTGGGCTGGGCCGGTCTGAAATTGGGCGTACGTTTCGCTACCCCGATCTTTGACGGTGCTACTACCGAAGAAATAGCCAAATATATCAACGACGCAGGACTGCCGAGCTTTGGCCACACTTATCTGTATGATGGTGAAACCGGCGACCGCTTCCACCAGAAAGCAACCGTGGGTGTGATCTACATGCTCAAACTGAGCCACATGGTGGACGACAAAATGCACGCCCGTTCTATCGGACCGTACAGCCTCATCACGCAACAGCCGCTGGGTGGTAAAGCCCAGTTTGGTGGTCAGCGTTTTGGTGAGATGGAGGTGTGGGCACTGGAAGCTTACGGTGCAGCCAACATTCTGCAGGAACTGCTTACCATCAAATCCGATGATATCGTTGGCCGTGCCAAAGCATATGAATCTATCGTGAAAGGTGACAACATCCCGAAAGCCGGTGTGCCTGAATCCTTCAACGTATTGATCCATGAGCTGCGTGGCCTGGGTCTGGATCTGAAATTTGACTAA
- the rplL gene encoding 50S ribosomal protein L7/L12, with protein sequence MADVKALAEQLVGLTVKEVQELADVLKNEYGIEPAAAAVVVSGGGDGAPAAEEKTAFNVVLKSAGASKLNVVKVVKDLTGLGLKEAKELVDGAPKSVKEGVSKAEAEDLKAKLTEAGAEVEIQ encoded by the coding sequence ATGGCAGACGTAAAAGCATTAGCCGAACAATTAGTAGGTTTAACTGTTAAGGAAGTACAAGAACTCGCAGACGTACTGAAAAACGAGTACGGCATTGAACCAGCAGCTGCTGCTGTTGTAGTTTCCGGCGGTGGCGACGGCGCTCCTGCTGCTGAAGAAAAAACTGCTTTCAACGTAGTTCTGAAATCCGCAGGTGCATCCAAACTGAACGTTGTTAAGGTTGTAAAAGACCTGACCGGTCTGGGTCTGAAAGAAGCGAAAGAACTGGTTGACGGCGCTCCTAAATCTGTGAAAGAAGGCGTTAGCAAAGCAGAAGCTGAAGATCTGAAAGCTAAGCTGACTGAAGCAGGTGCTGAAGTTGAAATTCAGTAA
- the rplJ gene encoding 50S ribosomal protein L10, with product MNKDQKNEVIELLKSKFSQYNNFYITNTESLTVAQVNDLRKTCFDKQVEMKVAKNTLIRKALESLDSEKYAGIFDALHGVTALMFSDSPKEPALIISSFRKANAKLEKPVLKAAFVADEIFIGDNQLTALTNIKTKNELIGEVIGLLQSPAKRVIAALLEKGKKEGAVEEAPAAE from the coding sequence ATGAATAAAGATCAAAAAAATGAAGTGATCGAACTGCTGAAAAGTAAGTTCTCTCAATATAACAACTTCTACATCACTAACACCGAATCATTAACGGTAGCGCAGGTTAACGACCTGAGGAAGACTTGCTTTGACAAGCAGGTGGAAATGAAGGTGGCTAAAAACACCCTGATCCGCAAAGCACTGGAATCTCTGGACAGCGAGAAATATGCAGGTATTTTTGATGCACTGCACGGTGTAACTGCCCTGATGTTCTCTGACAGCCCGAAAGAGCCGGCCCTGATCATCTCCAGCTTCCGTAAAGCAAACGCTAAACTGGAAAAACCAGTACTGAAAGCAGCGTTCGTAGCTGACGAAATCTTCATCGGCGACAACCAGCTGACTGCCCTGACCAACATCAAGACCAAAAACGAGCTCATTGGCGAAGTTATCGGTCTGCTGCAATCTCCTGCAAAACGCGTTATCGCTGCTTTGCTGGAAAAAGGCAAGAAAGAAGGCGCAGTGGAAGAAGCTCCTGCTGCAGAATAA
- the rplA gene encoding 50S ribosomal protein L1: MATKKRKVAQAKVDKNKAYSLKEASALVKDINCTKFDSSVDIHIRLGVDPKKADQAIRGSVTLPHGTGKTKKVLVLCTPDKEAAAKEAGADFVGLDEFIQKIEAGWTEIDVIIATPAVMPKIGKLGKILGPRNLMPNPKTGTVTNDVAAAVNEVKGGKITFKVDKAGIIHASIGRVSFAADKIEQNSQELINAIIKLKPATAKGTYLKGLSMASTMSPGIAIDTKSVQN, from the coding sequence ATGGCAACTAAAAAGAGAAAAGTAGCGCAGGCTAAAGTTGATAAAAACAAGGCGTATTCGCTGAAAGAAGCCTCTGCACTGGTAAAGGATATCAACTGCACTAAATTCGACAGTTCTGTCGATATACATATCCGCTTAGGCGTTGATCCTAAGAAAGCTGACCAGGCTATCCGTGGTTCCGTAACGCTTCCCCACGGTACTGGTAAAACAAAGAAAGTTTTAGTGCTCTGCACACCTGACAAAGAAGCTGCCGCTAAAGAAGCTGGTGCTGATTTCGTTGGTTTGGACGAGTTTATCCAGAAGATTGAAGCTGGCTGGACTGAGATCGATGTGATCATCGCTACTCCGGCTGTAATGCCTAAAATCGGTAAACTGGGTAAAATCCTGGGTCCCCGCAACCTGATGCCGAACCCGAAAACCGGTACTGTTACCAACGACGTAGCTGCTGCTGTGAACGAGGTGAAAGGTGGTAAAATTACCTTCAAGGTAGATAAAGCTGGTATCATCCACGCTTCTATCGGTCGCGTATCTTTTGCTGCTGATAAAATCGAACAGAACTCTCAGGAGCTGATCAATGCTATCATCAAGCTGAAACCGGCTACTGCAAAAGGCACTTACCTGAAAGGTCTGTCCATGGCTTCTACTATGAGCCCTGGTATCGCCATCGACACTAAATCTGTTCAAAACTAA
- the rplK gene encoding 50S ribosomal protein L11, whose product MAKEIATYVKLQVKGGQANPAPPIGPALGSKGVNIMEFCKQFNARTQDKMGKVLPVLLTVYTDKSFDFVIKTPPAPVQLLEAAKIQGGSKEPNRNKVGKVTWAQVEAIAQDKMPDLNCFTLNSAMKMVAGTARSMGITVEGKAPWEN is encoded by the coding sequence ATGGCAAAAGAGATCGCAACGTACGTGAAATTGCAGGTGAAAGGCGGCCAGGCCAACCCTGCACCTCCGATTGGTCCTGCACTGGGTTCCAAAGGTGTGAACATCATGGAGTTCTGCAAACAGTTCAATGCCCGCACCCAGGATAAAATGGGTAAAGTATTGCCTGTATTGCTGACTGTTTACACTGACAAATCATTTGACTTTGTAATTAAGACTCCTCCGGCACCGGTACAGCTGCTGGAAGCTGCTAAAATTCAAGGTGGTTCTAAAGAGCCTAACCGTAACAAGGTGGGTAAAGTGACCTGGGCACAGGTGGAAGCTATCGCGCAGGATAAAATGCCTGACCTGAACTGCTTCACACTGAACAGCGCTATGAAAATGGTAGCTGGTACTGCCCGTAGCATGGGTATTACTGTTGAAGGTAAAGCTCCCTGGGAAAACTAA
- the nusG gene encoding transcription termination/antitermination protein NusG, whose protein sequence is MDATNIPAQETKWYVLRVVSGKEKKVKEYLDIEVRRSDWGNVITQVFLPVEKVYKVQAGKKVMREKNFYPGYVMIEAIDGKMTDEVIQAIRNVSGVIHFLGKEKPIALRKAEVNKMLGKVDELSDQGLTMSEPFIVGETIKIIDGPFNDFNGVIEEVIEDKKKLKVTVKIFGRATPVELNFMQVEKLA, encoded by the coding sequence ATGGATGCAACCAATATTCCTGCGCAGGAAACAAAGTGGTATGTACTCCGCGTTGTTAGTGGCAAGGAAAAAAAAGTGAAGGAATACCTGGATATTGAAGTGCGCCGATCTGATTGGGGTAACGTAATCACACAGGTATTTCTCCCGGTGGAAAAAGTATATAAAGTGCAGGCCGGTAAAAAAGTAATGCGTGAGAAAAACTTCTATCCCGGTTATGTGATGATTGAAGCCATCGATGGTAAAATGACCGACGAAGTGATCCAGGCCATCCGTAACGTGTCTGGCGTTATTCACTTCCTGGGCAAGGAAAAACCCATTGCACTCCGTAAAGCCGAAGTCAACAAAATGTTAGGTAAAGTAGACGAACTGAGCGATCAGGGACTCACCATGAGCGAACCTTTCATCGTCGGCGAAACCATCAAGATCATCGACGGACCGTTCAACGATTTCAACGGTGTCATCGAAGAAGTGATCGAAGACAAAAAGAAACTGAAAGTAACCGTGAAAATCTTTGGCCGCGCCACCCCTGTGGAACTGAACTTCATGCAGGTGGAAAAATTAGCCTAG
- the secE gene encoding preprotein translocase subunit SecE has translation MNKIRNYFRESYHELVYKVSWPTWQELQSSTMIVLIATLFVTALVWGMDAASNFVLAHYYEIFKK, from the coding sequence ATGAATAAGATCAGAAACTACTTCCGTGAGTCTTATCATGAGTTGGTCTACAAAGTATCCTGGCCTACCTGGCAGGAACTGCAGTCCTCTACCATGATAGTGCTGATAGCAACACTCTTTGTTACAGCACTGGTTTGGGGTATGGACGCCGCTTCCAATTTTGTGTTAGCACACTATTACGAAATATTCAAAAAATAA
- the tuf gene encoding elongation factor Tu, with product MAKETFKRDKPHVNIGTIGHVDHGKTTLTAAITTILANKGLAEKRGYDEIDAAPEEKERGITINTAHVEYQTANRHYAHVDCPGHADYVKNMITGAAQMDGAILVVAATDGPMPQTREHILLARQVGVPRIVVFMNKVDLVDDAELLELVEIEIRDLLSSNGFDGDNVPVIQGSATGALAGDEKWVGAIEQLMEAVDTYIPLPPRPVDQDFLMSVEDVFSITGRGTVATGRIERGRIKVGENVEIVGLQEEPLKSTCTGVEMFKKLLDEGEAGDNAGLLLRGIEKNQIRRGMVICKPGSITPHTEFKCEVYVLSKEEGGRHTPFFNKYRPQFYFRTTDVTGEVELPAGVEMVMPGDNVTLTVKLIQPIAMDKGLKFAIREGGRTVGAGQVTEIIK from the coding sequence ATGGCAAAAGAAACCTTTAAGCGGGATAAACCCCACGTAAACATTGGTACCATCGGCCACGTGGACCACGGTAAAACTACCTTGACTGCTGCCATTACCACAATTTTGGCAAACAAGGGTCTGGCAGAGAAAAGAGGCTATGATGAGATCGATGCTGCTCCTGAAGAAAAAGAAAGAGGTATCACTATCAATACAGCTCACGTAGAGTATCAGACAGCTAACCGTCACTATGCTCACGTTGACTGCCCTGGTCACGCTGACTATGTGAAAAACATGATCACCGGTGCTGCCCAGATGGACGGTGCTATCCTGGTGGTTGCCGCTACAGACGGTCCTATGCCACAAACCAGAGAGCACATCCTGCTGGCTCGCCAGGTAGGTGTACCTCGTATCGTAGTGTTCATGAACAAAGTTGACCTGGTTGACGACGCTGAACTGCTGGAACTGGTTGAGATTGAAATCCGTGACCTGCTGAGCTCTAACGGCTTCGACGGTGACAACGTTCCTGTAATCCAGGGTTCTGCTACCGGCGCACTGGCTGGTGACGAAAAATGGGTTGGCGCTATCGAGCAACTGATGGAAGCTGTTGACACTTACATTCCGCTGCCTCCTCGTCCGGTTGATCAGGACTTCCTGATGTCCGTAGAAGACGTATTCTCTATCACAGGTCGTGGTACCGTTGCTACAGGTCGTATCGAACGCGGTCGTATCAAAGTTGGTGAGAACGTTGAAATCGTAGGTCTGCAGGAAGAACCCCTGAAATCTACTTGTACAGGTGTTGAAATGTTCAAAAAACTCCTGGACGAAGGTGAAGCTGGTGACAACGCTGGTCTGCTGCTGCGCGGTATTGAGAAAAACCAGATCCGTCGTGGTATGGTTATCTGCAAACCCGGCTCTATCACTCCGCACACTGAATTCAAATGCGAAGTTTACGTACTGAGCAAAGAAGAAGGTGGCCGTCACACTCCGTTCTTCAACAAATACCGTCCTCAGTTCTACTTCCGTACAACTGACGTAACCGGTGAAGTTGAACTGCCTGCAGGTGTTGAAATGGTAATGCCTGGTGATAACGTTACCCTGACTGTAAAACTGATCCAGCCGATCGCGATGGACAAAGGTCTGAAATTCGCTATCCGTGAAGGTGGTCGTACAGTAGGTGCCGGTCAGGTTACTGAAATTATCAAATAA
- a CDS encoding HPF/RaiA family ribosome-associated protein, with translation MNVQIQTVHFDADSKLIDHVNKKLQKLNTFYDRIVSVDVFLKLDNLAHQVKDKIAEIRVRIPRQDLFVKHESKSFEESFDLAFDSLVNQVKRQKEKKFQ, from the coding sequence ATGAACGTTCAAATTCAAACTGTGCATTTTGATGCTGATTCAAAACTGATTGATCACGTGAATAAGAAACTGCAGAAACTGAACACTTTTTATGACCGTATTGTCAGTGTGGATGTATTTTTAAAATTGGATAATTTAGCGCATCAGGTTAAAGATAAAATTGCCGAAATAAGAGTACGAATTCCCCGTCAGGACCTCTTTGTCAAGCATGAATCCAAATCCTTCGAAGAGTCCTTTGATCTTGCCTTTGATTCCTTAGTCAACCAGGTGAAACGCCAAAAGGAAAAGAAATTTCAATAA
- a CDS encoding tyrosine-type recombinase/integrase: MNEVLYSLAERFISYIQLEKRYSEHTCTAYRNDLLQFFDYTTAAYGPVTIGDITHIMVRSWLAGLMEDAMTAKSVNRKISTLKSFFKFCIRQELLQQTPMAKVVAPKISRRLPGFIDEKGMKALEDNRSPVSVTTPFIFSDDFEGATHRLIFEIFYQTGIRLSELISLQEFRVDKGNLSIKVMGKGGKERIIPISSQLCAQITTYMEQKRRELEAFEPAVLLVHPHSGQRLYPKYVYLMVRKYLTDHEITTYRKKSPHLLRHTFATHLTNNGADLKAVKDLLGHASLTSTQIYTHTTIEQLKKVYQQAHPKA; encoded by the coding sequence TTGAACGAAGTATTATATTCCTTAGCCGAGCGATTCATCTCCTATATTCAGCTCGAAAAGCGATACTCAGAGCATACCTGCACCGCCTATCGCAATGACCTCCTTCAATTCTTCGATTACACTACGGCCGCCTACGGTCCTGTGACCATAGGGGACATTACGCACATCATGGTGCGCAGCTGGCTGGCGGGCCTTATGGAAGATGCCATGACCGCCAAGAGCGTTAACCGCAAGATCTCCACCCTGAAATCTTTTTTCAAATTCTGTATCCGCCAGGAGCTGCTGCAGCAGACACCTATGGCCAAAGTAGTGGCGCCGAAAATCAGCCGCCGCCTGCCCGGATTTATCGACGAGAAAGGGATGAAGGCGCTGGAAGATAACCGCAGCCCTGTTTCCGTGACCACCCCCTTTATCTTTTCCGATGACTTTGAAGGAGCCACCCACCGGCTGATCTTTGAGATCTTTTATCAGACCGGTATCCGTTTGTCGGAGCTGATCTCCCTGCAGGAGTTCCGGGTAGACAAGGGCAACCTGTCTATCAAAGTGATGGGGAAAGGAGGGAAGGAGCGTATTATCCCGATCAGCAGCCAGCTGTGTGCGCAGATCACCACCTATATGGAGCAGAAGCGGCGGGAGCTGGAGGCGTTTGAGCCGGCGGTGCTGCTGGTGCATCCACACAGCGGCCAGCGGTTGTACCCCAAGTATGTATACCTGATGGTGCGCAAATACCTGACGGACCATGAAATCACTACCTACAGGAAAAAAAGCCCGCACTTGCTGCGGCATACTTTCGCTACGCATCTTACCAATAACGGGGCCGACCTGAAAGCGGTCAAGGACCTGTTAGGCCACGCCAGTCTTACGTCTACGCAGATCTACACCCACACTACCATCGAGCAGTTGAAGAAGGTTTACCAGCAGGCGCACCCCAAGGCGTAG
- the rpsU gene encoding 30S ribosomal protein S21: MLIIDSKDCENIDKALKKYKKKFEKARILLQLRSRQSFTKPSVKRRTQVLKAVYKQQLASGKLEA; the protein is encoded by the coding sequence ATGTTGATCATTGATTCTAAAGATTGCGAAAACATAGACAAGGCGCTTAAAAAATATAAAAAGAAATTTGAGAAAGCACGCATCCTGCTGCAACTCAGATCACGCCAGTCTTTTACTAAACCATCTGTAAAACGCCGTACGCAGGTGTTGAAAGCTGTTTACAAACAACAGCTGGCCAGTGGTAAATTGGAAGCTTAG
- a CDS encoding XRE family transcriptional regulator yields MSVVCQNLKYLRKQKGWTQQEFADKLGIKRSLLGAYEEERAEPRTEVLEQVSDMFRVSIDDLLRRDLGSQKDSFLEKRRQQKLGNARQAIQFVPVKAAAGYLAGYNDDEFIEELNTFTLPMLGAGDYRAFEIAGDSMLPVPSGSVIVCHKVEGWEEIKNNETYVVVTSREGIVFKRVLKSNRAKSRITLVSDNPQFEPYPVEMEEVLELWQSDAVISKSSQQSRMSVNHLADMVSHLQDQVSLLKKKIKD; encoded by the coding sequence ATGTCCGTAGTATGCCAGAATTTAAAATATCTGCGTAAGCAAAAAGGCTGGACGCAACAGGAGTTTGCAGACAAACTGGGTATCAAGCGTTCCCTGCTGGGTGCCTATGAAGAGGAACGTGCAGAGCCCCGTACGGAAGTGCTGGAACAGGTCAGCGACATGTTCCGGGTTTCCATTGACGACCTGCTCCGCCGGGACCTGGGCTCCCAGAAAGACAGTTTCCTGGAGAAACGCCGTCAGCAGAAGCTGGGCAATGCCCGTCAGGCTATCCAGTTTGTGCCGGTAAAAGCCGCTGCCGGTTACCTGGCCGGTTATAACGACGACGAGTTTATCGAGGAACTGAATACGTTTACCCTGCCGATGCTGGGCGCCGGCGACTACCGGGCTTTCGAGATCGCCGGGGACTCCATGCTGCCCGTTCCTTCCGGTTCCGTGATCGTATGTCACAAGGTGGAAGGCTGGGAGGAGATTAAAAACAACGAGACCTATGTGGTCGTGACTTCCCGCGAAGGAATCGTGTTCAAAAGGGTGCTGAAAAGCAACCGCGCCAAATCAAGGATCACACTGGTGTCTGATAACCCCCAGTTTGAACCGTACCCGGTGGAAATGGAAGAGGTACTGGAACTGTGGCAGTCTGATGCCGTTATCAGTAAATCCAGCCAGCAGAGCCGTATGAGTGTTAACCACCTGGCCGATATGGTCAGCCACCTCCAGGACCAGGTTAGCCTGCTGAAAAAGAAAATCAAGGACTAG